One Haloterrigena salifodinae DNA window includes the following coding sequences:
- a CDS encoding DUF4397 domain-containing protein: MTLSRRSTIKAIGVVGTGSAITGTALAINEHEDDEREADETTADDEELGAIRVGHFSPDAPNVDVYVDDQQILSDVGYGDLSPYLEIVPGTYSIAITAAGDDQPVYEGTIAVDSEFYTAAALGELQGGSAAAAGDDMDVSAYDAANDTASNETGNVSDGGSALANETDGTGEMGDIESETDAGTFDVLLLVDSPSNDVEEGTAPLRVVHAVPDAPAVDIAEGETGALVFEDVAFTEPSGYVPVEPGSQTLELFPAGESAEMGEETSGTGNESASGNETDGETVGEVDVISQPDPVVSVELDLEADTAYTAFAIGYLAELDDETVTAEQVGSMPDETDDEDRSFSVLAAVDGEPGSETAADDDSSSENESVTADDTTEANESTDDAMNQTDGHAENESATGDY; this comes from the coding sequence ATGACACTATCACGACGTTCGACGATCAAGGCGATCGGTGTCGTCGGTACCGGATCGGCAATCACTGGAACCGCTTTGGCCATCAACGAACACGAAGACGACGAACGGGAGGCAGACGAAACGACGGCCGACGACGAGGAGCTCGGCGCGATCCGTGTCGGCCACTTCTCGCCGGATGCCCCGAACGTCGACGTCTACGTCGACGATCAGCAGATCCTCTCGGACGTCGGCTACGGGGACCTCTCGCCGTATCTCGAGATCGTTCCGGGCACGTACTCGATCGCGATCACGGCCGCCGGTGACGACCAGCCCGTCTACGAGGGAACTATCGCCGTCGACTCAGAGTTCTACACGGCCGCCGCTCTCGGCGAACTCCAGGGCGGGTCCGCCGCCGCCGCGGGAGACGACATGGACGTCTCCGCGTACGACGCAGCCAACGACACCGCCAGCAACGAGACGGGGAACGTCTCCGACGGCGGCAGCGCGCTCGCCAACGAGACGGACGGGACCGGCGAGATGGGCGACATCGAGAGCGAGACCGACGCGGGCACGTTCGACGTCCTGCTGCTCGTCGATTCCCCGTCGAACGACGTCGAAGAGGGGACGGCCCCGCTCCGAGTCGTGCACGCGGTCCCGGACGCCCCGGCGGTCGACATCGCCGAGGGAGAGACCGGTGCGCTGGTCTTCGAAGACGTCGCCTTCACCGAGCCGTCCGGCTACGTTCCGGTAGAGCCCGGGAGCCAGACGCTCGAGCTCTTCCCGGCCGGCGAGAGCGCCGAGATGGGCGAGGAGACGTCCGGAACCGGCAACGAGAGCGCCAGCGGCAACGAGACCGACGGCGAGACGGTCGGCGAAGTCGACGTCATCTCCCAACCCGACCCCGTCGTCAGCGTCGAACTCGACCTCGAGGCGGACACGGCGTACACAGCCTTCGCCATCGGCTACCTCGCGGAGCTGGACGACGAGACGGTAACGGCCGAGCAGGTGGGATCGATGCCCGACGAGACGGACGACGAGGACCGCTCGTTCAGCGTGCTCGCCGCCGTCGACGGCGAACCGGGCAGCGAGACGGCGGCCGACGACGACTCGAGTAGCGAAAACGAGAGCGTGACGGCCGACGACACGACGGAAGCGAACGAGTCGACCGACGATGCGATGAACCAGACGGACGGGCACGCTGAGAACGAGTCCGCCACAGGCGACTACTGA
- a CDS encoding PPOX class F420-dependent oxidoreductase, whose translation MTAIPDAFYDLFEKQTFAHVATLTEDTDPHVTPVWIDYDADDDRLLVNTERGRRKERNVREDPSVGVSMVDPENPYRRLSIIGEVEEITTEGAREHIDELAQRYTGEDEYGAPIETERVILRIRADDVVDAQDAS comes from the coding sequence GTGACAGCAATCCCTGACGCCTTCTACGACCTGTTCGAGAAGCAAACGTTCGCGCACGTCGCGACGCTGACCGAGGACACCGATCCCCACGTCACGCCGGTCTGGATCGACTACGACGCCGACGACGACCGACTTTTGGTCAACACCGAACGCGGTCGCCGCAAGGAGCGCAACGTCCGCGAGGACCCGTCGGTCGGCGTCAGCATGGTCGATCCCGAGAACCCCTACCGGCGACTCTCGATCATCGGCGAGGTCGAGGAGATCACGACCGAGGGTGCTCGAGAGCACATCGACGAACTCGCGCAGCGATACACGGGCGAAGACGAGTACGGGGCGCCCATTGAAACCGAGCGGGTTATTCTGCGGATCCGCGCCGACGACGTCGTCGACGCACAGGACGCGAGCTGA
- a CDS encoding Lrp/AsnC family transcriptional regulator has product MAADGLDEIDYGILHLLQQNARATTPVDMAEQLPVTDTTIRNRIEQLEDDGIIEGYVPIIDYEKAGFPIRLQFSCTAATDDRQEVAERALELPQIVKVDEMLSARENIQALAVANNTEEVNEITSRLDDLPLTIERERLLRKTRSRPVDFFTGDVGEEQRPGDFRE; this is encoded by the coding sequence ATGGCTGCCGACGGACTCGACGAGATCGATTACGGAATCCTTCATCTTCTCCAACAGAATGCTCGAGCGACCACGCCGGTCGATATGGCCGAACAGCTGCCGGTGACAGACACGACGATCCGCAACCGGATCGAACAGCTCGAGGACGACGGAATCATCGAGGGCTACGTGCCGATCATCGACTACGAGAAGGCTGGGTTTCCGATCCGCCTCCAGTTTTCCTGTACGGCCGCGACCGACGACCGCCAGGAGGTCGCCGAGCGGGCGCTCGAACTTCCCCAGATCGTCAAGGTCGACGAGATGCTGAGTGCGCGGGAGAACATTCAGGCGCTGGCGGTCGCGAATAACACCGAAGAGGTAAACGAGATCACGAGTCGTCTGGACGACCTCCCGCTGACGATCGAACGGGAACGGCTGTTGCGGAAGACGCGGAGTCGTCCCGTCGACTTCTTCACCGGGGATGTCGGCGAAGAACAGCGACCCGGCGACTTCCGAGAATGA
- a CDS encoding acetolactate synthase large subunit: MATTAELLVDCLEAEGVERVFGVPGEEIEDLLFALRESSIRFHPTRHEQGAAFMADVHGRLTGEAGVCLSTLGPGATNLMTGVADAQLDKSPVVAITGQGGRERLHKESHQALDVVDVFEPIVAWNTRIGEPEIAPESVRKAFKLAEYEKPGATHLEFPEDVAVEEIDATPIETRDPVRRPDPDDQSAARAARLLEEAERPILLAGNGAVRTRASQTIRSLVDRIGIPVVETYMGKGAISDREAASLMTLDSGPDEEAALAIDRADCVIAVGYDIAEHDPAGWNPDLEKTIVHVDYEPAEVYRHYNPDVEIVADVGAALAAIDERLSDAACSLWCDDLHEQLLESVTEPPADDDPITVRNCLPLLREAMADSDVLVSDVGSHKMAIAQSFPTYEPNTCVISNGLASMGIAVPGALAADLTTDANVVAGTGDGGFMMNAAELETASRLGCRFTTVVFNDDDYGLISEKQEGHRGEHTGTELSNPDLVTFAESFGIEAYRPEGWDEVEAAFSEAVPSDELALIEIELE, encoded by the coding sequence ATGGCGACCACAGCCGAGTTGCTCGTCGACTGTCTCGAGGCGGAAGGCGTCGAGCGCGTCTTCGGCGTGCCGGGCGAAGAGATCGAGGATCTGTTGTTCGCGCTGCGCGAGTCGTCAATCCGCTTTCACCCGACGCGCCACGAACAGGGGGCGGCGTTCATGGCCGACGTCCACGGGCGGCTGACCGGCGAGGCCGGCGTCTGCCTGTCGACGCTCGGCCCCGGCGCGACGAACCTCATGACCGGCGTCGCCGACGCTCAACTGGACAAGAGCCCGGTCGTCGCCATCACCGGCCAGGGGGGCCGCGAACGACTGCACAAGGAAAGCCACCAGGCGCTGGACGTCGTCGACGTCTTCGAGCCGATCGTCGCCTGGAACACCCGGATCGGCGAGCCCGAAATCGCGCCCGAGTCGGTCCGCAAGGCGTTCAAACTCGCCGAGTACGAGAAGCCCGGCGCGACCCACCTCGAGTTCCCCGAGGACGTCGCCGTCGAGGAGATCGACGCGACGCCGATCGAGACGCGCGACCCCGTGCGCCGACCGGACCCGGACGATCAGTCGGCCGCGCGAGCGGCGCGGCTGCTCGAGGAAGCCGAGCGACCGATCCTCCTGGCGGGCAACGGCGCCGTGCGGACGCGCGCGTCCCAGACCATTCGGTCGCTGGTCGACCGCATCGGGATTCCCGTCGTCGAAACCTACATGGGAAAGGGGGCGATCTCGGACCGCGAGGCGGCCTCGCTGATGACGCTCGACTCGGGGCCCGACGAGGAGGCCGCGCTGGCGATCGACCGCGCCGATTGCGTGATCGCGGTCGGCTACGACATCGCCGAGCACGATCCGGCGGGCTGGAACCCCGACCTCGAGAAGACCATCGTCCACGTCGACTACGAACCCGCGGAGGTCTACCGCCACTACAACCCCGACGTGGAGATCGTCGCCGACGTCGGCGCCGCGCTGGCGGCCATCGACGAGCGCCTGTCTGACGCGGCCTGTTCGCTGTGGTGTGACGACCTCCACGAGCAGTTGCTCGAGTCGGTGACCGAGCCGCCGGCCGACGACGATCCGATCACCGTCCGGAACTGCCTGCCGCTGTTGCGCGAGGCCATGGCCGATTCGGACGTGCTCGTCTCCGACGTCGGCAGCCACAAGATGGCAATCGCCCAGTCGTTCCCGACCTACGAGCCCAACACGTGCGTGATCTCGAACGGGCTGGCCAGCATGGGAATCGCCGTTCCCGGCGCGCTTGCGGCCGATCTGACGACGGACGCGAACGTGGTGGCCGGGACCGGCGACGGCGGGTTCATGATGAACGCGGCGGAACTCGAGACCGCCTCGAGACTGGGCTGTCGCTTTACGACGGTCGTGTTCAACGACGACGACTACGGCCTGATTTCCGAGAAACAGGAGGGCCACCGGGGCGAGCACACCGGGACCGAACTGTCGAATCCGGATCTGGTGACGTTCGCGGAGAGCTTCGGCATCGAGGCGTATCGGCCGGAGGGATGGGACGAGGTGGAGGCGGCGTTTAGCGAAGCCGTGCCGTCGGACGAGTTGGCGTTGATCGAGATCGAACTCGAATGA
- a CDS encoding glycoside hydrolase family 68 protein, with translation MSDEISSTELNRRSVLKTTGAIGAAGLGLSLGTGSVAAVEPGDASEWTAEHASNIERTDATTAPVIDDGAEPISDDYWIWDTWPLRHRDGSIAKIDGWQIVFSLTASKDLVPGARHNEATIRYFYSRNGHSWQEGGTAFENPLGHHQWAGSAMYDESEDQIYHFYTATSPEPEFRQRLALAKGASFETGPRGVELTGAQEHTIIGAADGELYQTLEQSREQGIVYAFRDPWYFEHPETGEDFVVFEGNTPTGGDSPDDPQSYNGNVGVMRATNDELTEWELLPPNLEAIEVNQQLERPHYVFNDGKWYLFVLSHEFTFAPGLQGPDALYGFVSDSLYGDYEPLNGSGLVVANPESAPFQAYSWLAMPHGNDVLVESFENFRGLDDTSRGEISLDEVGHLPPEEQKDLFGGTLAPSLKVQLQGSETRVVNELKDGHFLPSGN, from the coding sequence ATGTCCGACGAGATTAGTTCAACTGAGTTAAACAGGCGAAGTGTTCTAAAAACGACCGGTGCGATCGGTGCGGCCGGGCTCGGACTCTCGCTCGGTACCGGTTCCGTCGCCGCCGTCGAACCTGGCGACGCGAGCGAGTGGACGGCGGAACACGCGTCGAATATCGAACGCACGGACGCGACCACTGCACCGGTAATCGACGACGGAGCGGAGCCGATTTCGGACGACTACTGGATCTGGGACACGTGGCCGCTCCGACATCGCGACGGTTCGATCGCGAAGATCGACGGCTGGCAGATCGTCTTCTCTCTCACGGCGTCGAAAGACCTCGTGCCTGGCGCTCGCCACAACGAGGCGACCATCCGCTATTTCTATTCCCGGAACGGCCACAGTTGGCAGGAAGGGGGTACGGCCTTCGAGAACCCGCTCGGCCATCACCAGTGGGCCGGCTCTGCGATGTACGACGAGAGCGAGGACCAGATCTACCACTTCTATACGGCCACCAGCCCGGAGCCGGAGTTCCGACAGCGACTCGCACTCGCCAAGGGGGCCTCGTTCGAAACGGGGCCGCGCGGGGTCGAACTGACCGGTGCGCAAGAGCACACCATCATCGGTGCGGCCGACGGCGAGCTTTACCAGACGCTGGAACAATCCCGGGAGCAAGGCATCGTCTACGCGTTCCGTGACCCGTGGTACTTCGAGCATCCCGAGACCGGCGAGGATTTCGTCGTGTTCGAGGGGAACACGCCCACAGGAGGCGATAGCCCGGATGATCCGCAAAGCTACAACGGGAACGTTGGCGTAATGCGAGCGACCAACGACGAACTCACCGAGTGGGAGCTCCTCCCGCCGAACCTCGAGGCGATCGAGGTCAACCAGCAACTGGAGCGACCACACTATGTGTTCAACGACGGGAAGTGGTACCTGTTCGTCCTCAGCCACGAGTTCACGTTCGCGCCCGGCCTCCAGGGTCCCGACGCGCTGTACGGGTTCGTGAGCGATTCGCTCTACGGTGACTACGAACCGCTCAACGGCAGCGGTCTCGTCGTCGCGAACCCCGAGTCGGCGCCCTTCCAAGCGTACTCGTGGCTGGCGATGCCCCACGGGAACGACGTGCTGGTCGAAAGCTTCGAGAACTTCCGCGGGCTCGACGACACGTCGCGTGGCGAGATCAGCCTCGACGAGGTCGGCCACCTCCCCCCGGAGGAACAGAAGGACCTGTTCGGCGGCACGCTCGCGCCGAGCCTGAAGGTGCAACTCCAGGGTAGCGAGACGCGCGTCGTGAACGAACTCAAGGACGGTCACTTCCTCCCCTCGGGTAACTAA
- the trmY gene encoding tRNA (pseudouridine(54)-N(1))-methyltransferase TrmY translates to MRQFVCIGHDVPTDPDFSLDDLAGGAGRLDALCRSITASFVTSHGIREDVRTHLVVQDELTITFDGSELRRLNPDERSTAALVRTALEHRDEAIGALPAEPSPGIEVYRRGFEETLAEVADGTVVQLHEDGDAVVDVGVDGLEDPVFVLSDHRDFTDAEEQVLEDAVDRRLRLGPELLHADQAITVAHHYLDTEGYERF, encoded by the coding sequence ATGCGCCAGTTCGTCTGCATCGGCCACGACGTCCCGACCGACCCCGACTTCTCGCTGGACGACCTCGCGGGCGGGGCCGGCCGCCTCGACGCGCTCTGTCGATCGATCACCGCCTCGTTCGTCACCTCCCACGGGATCCGCGAGGACGTCCGGACGCACCTCGTCGTCCAGGACGAGCTCACGATCACCTTCGACGGGAGCGAACTCCGCCGGCTCAATCCCGACGAGCGAAGCACCGCGGCGCTGGTGCGGACCGCCCTCGAGCACCGCGACGAGGCCATCGGCGCCCTCCCGGCCGAGCCGAGTCCCGGCATCGAAGTGTACCGGCGCGGGTTCGAGGAAACGCTCGCGGAAGTCGCCGACGGGACCGTGGTGCAGCTACACGAGGACGGCGACGCTGTGGTCGATGTCGGCGTCGACGGCCTCGAGGACCCCGTGTTCGTGCTGTCAGACCACCGGGACTTCACCGACGCGGAGGAACAAGTGCTCGAGGACGCCGTCGATCGGCGCCTGCGGCTGGGTCCGGAGCTGTTGCACGCCGATCAGGCGATCACCGTCGCGCACCACTATCTGGACACCGAGGGCTACGAGCGGTTCTAA
- a CDS encoding HVO_A0556 family zinc finger protein yields MAKSQSSATDGEDPQLIAILEGRPCPYCSDGELERGRYKDKQAAVCDSCDTPHAQLWQPGE; encoded by the coding sequence ATGGCGAAATCACAGTCGTCAGCGACCGACGGCGAAGATCCGCAGTTGATCGCGATCCTCGAGGGGAGACCGTGTCCGTACTGCTCGGACGGCGAACTCGAGCGCGGACGCTACAAGGACAAACAGGCGGCGGTCTGCGACAGCTGCGATACGCCCCACGCCCAGCTGTGGCAGCCGGGCGAGTAA
- a CDS encoding DUF7511 domain-containing protein, protein MTPDADTARPTDAPLTDLDHVTIENDDAPDECAIFPREASDEKLDAAWIVAYDDGFVSLESMR, encoded by the coding sequence ATGACTCCCGACGCTGACACCGCCCGTCCGACCGACGCACCGCTGACCGACCTCGATCACGTCACGATCGAGAACGACGACGCTCCCGACGAGTGTGCGATCTTCCCGCGGGAGGCGAGCGACGAGAAACTGGACGCCGCCTGGATCGTCGCCTACGACGACGGGTTCGTCTCGCTCGAATCGATGCGCTAG
- a CDS encoding S1C family serine protease, producing MNGHTPDRREFLALAGTGLVGAVAGCTEPTASDSIEGSSSHSISQEIDPDKRADGSTYTDVYEAVIDSVAQVRALGAGSPYGGDRSGGQGSGFLVDDTHLVTNEHVVAGADTVDLQYINGDWSATKIVGADFYSDLAVLKVDHVPDEATPLELAAERSVVGQEVLAIGNPYGFEGSMSKGIVSGVNRTLDMPDRTFSFSNAIQTDAAVNPGNSGGPLVNLDGEVAGVITAGGGDNIGFAIPSAVASRVVPSLIETGTYDHSYMGITLSTVDRYIAEANDLPEATGVIVTGVESGDPADGVLRAATPRPRDSIPVGGDVIYAIDGEPIPDRHALSSHLALRTSPGDTIELECWRYGDETAVSLTLGERPPAN from the coding sequence ATGAACGGACACACCCCGGACCGTCGCGAGTTCCTCGCGCTCGCCGGTACCGGCCTCGTCGGTGCCGTCGCCGGCTGTACCGAGCCCACCGCCAGCGACTCGATAGAGGGCTCGTCCTCGCACTCGATTTCGCAGGAGATCGATCCGGACAAGCGCGCGGACGGCTCGACGTACACCGACGTCTACGAGGCGGTCATCGACTCGGTCGCACAGGTTCGGGCGCTAGGCGCCGGGAGCCCGTACGGTGGCGACCGGAGCGGCGGCCAAGGCTCGGGCTTTCTCGTCGACGACACCCACCTCGTCACGAACGAGCACGTCGTCGCCGGCGCCGACACCGTCGACCTCCAGTACATCAACGGCGACTGGTCGGCCACCAAAATCGTCGGCGCCGACTTCTACAGCGACCTGGCCGTCCTCAAGGTCGATCACGTCCCCGACGAGGCGACGCCCCTCGAGCTGGCCGCCGAGCGCTCCGTCGTCGGCCAAGAGGTGCTCGCGATCGGCAACCCCTACGGGTTCGAGGGCTCCATGTCGAAGGGGATCGTCAGCGGCGTCAACCGCACGCTCGACATGCCGGACCGGACGTTTTCGTTTTCGAACGCGATCCAGACCGATGCCGCGGTCAACCCCGGCAACAGCGGCGGCCCGCTGGTCAACCTGGACGGCGAAGTCGCCGGCGTCATTACCGCCGGCGGCGGGGACAATATCGGCTTCGCGATCCCGTCGGCGGTCGCGAGTCGAGTCGTCCCCTCGCTGATCGAGACCGGAACCTACGACCACTCCTACATGGGGATCACCCTCTCAACCGTCGACCGGTATATCGCCGAGGCCAACGACCTCCCCGAGGCGACCGGCGTCATCGTCACCGGCGTCGAGTCCGGCGACCCGGCCGACGGCGTCCTCCGGGCCGCAACGCCCCGCCCGCGCGACTCGATCCCCGTCGGGGGCGACGTCATCTACGCCATCGACGGCGAGCCGATCCCCGACCGCCACGCACTCTCGAGCCACCTCGCCTTGCGGACCAGCCCGGGGGACACGATCGAACTCGAGTGCTGGCGTTACGGCGACGAGACCGCGGTCTCGCTGACGCTCGGGGAGCGACCCCCGGCCAACTGA
- a CDS encoding tRNA pseudouridine(54/55) synthase Pus10 produces MITEDARALLETGPVCDSCLGRPFAERSFGLTNAERGRALRTTIAMEDDADFEPDEPADCWVCEGYSGTVDAIAETVVDALEDADFATYQVGSRVPPLVEENDRLLREDAGLEPDVGESFKREANREVGRRVGAKTGTDVDFDRPDVLGIVDLAAFDPLEALESESVTSHAVDIQLNPAFVYGRYRKLERDIPQTEWPCRECGGSGTQLSDDGEEPCDYCGGSGYMYDTSVEQVVRPHVVDAMDGDEGTFHGAGREDVDARMLEEGRPFVLEVKRPKIRDPDPAELEREINAAAEGSVEVEGLRLATYEMVERVKEHDASKRYRADVEFAEPVDEADFEAAFEELTGTTVQQDTPQRVDHRRADLTRERTVYDIDGELRSPTEAEVRLHGEGGLYVKELISSDAGRTEPSLAGLLETDAEVTALDVFGVEGEEEPFELEEYFLDEPRDDGEAAAADA; encoded by the coding sequence ATGATCACGGAAGACGCCCGCGCGCTGCTCGAGACGGGGCCGGTCTGTGACTCCTGTCTCGGTCGCCCCTTCGCCGAGCGGAGCTTCGGACTGACCAACGCCGAGCGCGGCCGGGCGCTGCGGACGACGATCGCGATGGAAGACGACGCCGACTTCGAGCCCGACGAGCCCGCCGACTGCTGGGTCTGCGAGGGGTACTCGGGCACCGTCGACGCGATCGCCGAGACCGTCGTCGACGCCCTCGAGGACGCCGACTTCGCGACCTACCAGGTCGGAAGCCGCGTCCCGCCACTGGTCGAGGAAAACGACCGACTCCTCAGGGAGGACGCCGGCCTCGAGCCGGACGTCGGCGAGTCGTTCAAGCGCGAGGCCAACCGCGAGGTCGGCCGTCGCGTCGGCGCGAAGACCGGCACCGACGTCGACTTCGACCGCCCCGACGTCCTCGGGATCGTCGACCTCGCGGCGTTCGATCCCCTCGAGGCTCTCGAGTCGGAATCGGTCACGAGCCACGCGGTCGATATCCAGCTCAACCCCGCCTTCGTCTACGGCCGGTACCGCAAACTCGAGCGGGACATTCCCCAGACGGAGTGGCCCTGCCGGGAGTGTGGCGGTAGCGGAACCCAGTTGAGCGACGACGGCGAGGAACCCTGCGACTACTGCGGCGGCTCGGGCTACATGTACGATACCAGCGTCGAACAAGTTGTCCGTCCCCACGTCGTCGACGCCATGGACGGCGACGAGGGGACCTTCCACGGCGCCGGTCGCGAGGACGTCGACGCCCGGATGCTCGAGGAGGGCCGCCCGTTCGTCCTCGAAGTCAAACGGCCCAAGATTCGCGACCCCGACCCGGCGGAACTCGAGCGCGAGATCAACGCGGCCGCCGAAGGGAGCGTCGAGGTCGAGGGTCTTCGACTCGCGACCTACGAGATGGTCGAGCGCGTCAAGGAACACGACGCGAGCAAGCGCTACCGCGCCGACGTCGAGTTCGCCGAGCCGGTCGACGAGGCCGACTTCGAGGCCGCCTTCGAGGAACTGACGGGAACGACCGTCCAGCAGGATACGCCCCAGCGCGTCGACCACCGGCGGGCCGACCTCACCCGCGAGCGAACCGTCTACGACATCGACGGCGAGTTGCGGTCGCCGACCGAGGCCGAGGTCCGCCTCCACGGCGAAGGTGGCCTCTACGTGAAGGAACTGATCAGCAGCGACGCGGGCCGCACGGAGCCGAGCCTGGCCGGCCTGCTCGAGACCGACGCCGAGGTCACGGCGCTGGACGTGTTCGGCGTCGAGGGCGAGGAGGAACCGTTCGAACTCGAGGAGTACTTCCTCGACGAGCCGCGGGACGACGGCGAGGCGGCCGCGGCGGACGCCTGA
- the rnhB gene encoding ribonuclease HII codes for MPFGVDEAGKGPALGSMFAAAVHCGDPAALPDGIADSKRLAPERREELAATIREDDRVRVGVAEITPARIDDPETDMNSLAVAAHAEAIGGALTDLDFEPGGSDGDTLEADAVEPAPITGLCDACDTDEDRFARRVREACTSLPSTSDSLAAALQIEARHGADDESPIVGAASIVAKVERDAHVAALADRVDGYESVGSGYPSDPNTREFLASYVDEHGDLPPFARETWSTCEDLLAEAQQTGLGEF; via the coding sequence ATGCCATTCGGCGTCGACGAAGCCGGCAAGGGACCCGCGCTCGGGTCGATGTTCGCCGCGGCGGTCCACTGCGGGGACCCCGCGGCGCTCCCGGACGGAATCGCGGACTCGAAACGACTCGCACCCGAACGCCGCGAGGAACTGGCGGCGACGATCCGCGAGGACGACCGCGTTCGCGTCGGCGTCGCGGAGATCACGCCCGCGCGCATCGACGATCCGGAGACGGACATGAACTCGCTGGCCGTCGCGGCCCACGCCGAGGCGATCGGCGGCGCGCTCACGGACCTCGACTTCGAGCCGGGCGGATCCGACGGTGACACGCTCGAGGCCGACGCCGTCGAGCCGGCTCCGATCACCGGACTCTGCGACGCCTGCGACACCGACGAGGACCGCTTCGCTCGTCGCGTCAGGGAGGCCTGTACGTCCCTCCCGTCAACGTCGGACTCGCTCGCTGCCGCCCTCCAGATTGAGGCGCGCCACGGCGCCGACGACGAGTCGCCGATCGTCGGCGCGGCCAGTATCGTCGCCAAGGTCGAACGCGACGCTCACGTCGCCGCCCTCGCGGACCGCGTCGACGGGTACGAGTCCGTCGGCAGCGGCTACCCGAGCGATCCGAACACCCGCGAGTTCCTCGCGTCCTACGTCGACGAGCACGGCGATCTCCCCCCGTTCGCGCGGGAGACGTGGTCGACCTGCGAGGATCTGCTCGCCGAGGCCCAGCAGACGGGTCTCGGCGAGTTCTGA
- a CDS encoding sodium:calcium antiporter, whose translation MLDVVVLFALAAVGTAVVWKGSAWLETSANRLAAGYGVPAVVQGAIIAAAGSSMPELVSVLVSTLLHGEFEVGIGTIVGSAVFNLLAIPAISVLAADDEGMTTGRDLVYKEALFYMLAVAALLLTFSLAVIYYPAAGAGLQGEVTRPLALFPLVLYGLYVFTQYLDTTEDETAADTDVALGRAWLRFGLGLVVIVVGVEGLVRAAVGLGEAFGTPAFLWGMTVVAAGSSVPDAFVSVAAARSGRSSVSLANVLGSNVFDLLVAVPAGVLVAGTLSVTFDHIVPMMSFLILATVVFFTIIRTEMTLSEREARLLLGLYGLFVVWLVLESVGVTTVVPT comes from the coding sequence ATGCTCGACGTGGTCGTCCTGTTCGCGCTCGCCGCCGTCGGAACGGCCGTCGTCTGGAAGGGCAGCGCGTGGCTCGAGACATCCGCGAACCGCCTCGCTGCGGGGTACGGCGTGCCGGCGGTCGTCCAGGGGGCGATCATCGCCGCCGCTGGCTCGAGCATGCCCGAACTGGTGAGCGTGCTCGTCTCGACGCTGTTACACGGCGAGTTCGAGGTCGGTATCGGTACGATCGTCGGGTCGGCCGTTTTCAATCTGCTGGCGATCCCGGCCATCTCGGTCCTCGCGGCCGACGACGAGGGAATGACGACGGGCCGGGATCTGGTCTACAAGGAGGCGCTGTTCTACATGCTCGCGGTCGCCGCGCTGCTGTTGACGTTCTCGCTGGCGGTCATCTACTACCCGGCTGCGGGCGCGGGGCTCCAGGGTGAGGTCACGCGGCCGCTCGCGCTGTTTCCGCTGGTCCTGTACGGACTCTACGTCTTCACCCAGTACCTGGACACCACCGAGGACGAAACGGCGGCGGATACCGACGTCGCCCTCGGGCGGGCTTGGCTCCGGTTCGGGCTGGGACTGGTGGTGATCGTCGTCGGCGTCGAGGGACTCGTCCGAGCCGCGGTCGGGCTGGGCGAGGCCTTCGGGACCCCCGCGTTTCTCTGGGGGATGACCGTCGTCGCCGCGGGCTCGAGCGTTCCCGACGCCTTCGTCAGCGTCGCCGCCGCTCGGTCGGGCCGTTCGTCGGTCAGCCTCGCGAACGTCCTGGGGAGCAACGTTTTCGACCTGCTCGTCGCGGTGCCGGCCGGCGTGCTGGTCGCCGGAACCCTGTCGGTTACCTTCGACCACATCGTTCCGATGATGAGCTTCTTGATCCTCGCGACGGTCGTCTTCTTTACCATCATCCGGACGGAGATGACGCTCTCCGAGCGCGAGGCCCGACTGTTGCTTGGGCTCTACGGCCTGTTCGTCGTCTGGCTAGTCCTCGAGAGCGTCGGCGTGACGACCGTCGTCCCGACGTGA
- a CDS encoding DUF7563 family protein, producing the protein MPVCTNCENPVSLDFERAYGDDGTVDWCPRCRDGT; encoded by the coding sequence ATGCCAGTCTGTACTAACTGCGAGAACCCCGTTTCTCTCGACTTCGAGCGCGCCTACGGCGACGACGGAACGGTCGATTGGTGTCCGCGGTGTCGAGACGGAACGTAA